In a single window of the Littorina saxatilis isolate snail1 linkage group LG5, US_GU_Lsax_2.0, whole genome shotgun sequence genome:
- the LOC138966674 gene encoding uncharacterized protein: MRCVSTEGGDLSEFSFLPSQLTQIFESDELAMGSSADDVSNFPSDETDIISTSQKDCAVDILTSLQTKRDSELSSVFDDVDVMTQQDSTCQAIENDVSLLAVRVSSSTPCFSPNRDGQSSVRGVLCTVSEEELDDSHTSATVPASKLTSNDEKHPSSFSSYCSLSVSQSNDSVCDSAPALTVSQSKEVKRKSPACSSASSVCVSESESESSHASTVRNGPFSSGSSLSTVPDEVWSSTDVAQTSHDADKVNTSEIASKTPLDASQDSEGSSLCSFGEDSICSSSANDLYAEDDAKKGKRRDRRYSADMSSADSDDHLSASQNRLPISRSRTGTPEHLRPEAFFLPKEMLKASENRPALPERYRHVLRKSGSYGSLRSYGNSNGCQSDDQDLNSREKDLGSALAWIRHEMVQMKEQDKVLLKRFIELRASILQLRCMYDVMGSTSDLSSMDGSSLSLNEVRKTTRMRNLVRTESDAMMSGGMFKATSSLSLPCSPQLSRLRWKSDDLI, from the exons ATGCGATGTGTCAGCACAGAGGGTGGTGACCTGTCAGAGTTTTCGTTCCTGCCTTCACAGTTGACCCAAATCTTTGAATCTGACGAACTCGCCATGGGATCAAGTGCCGACGACGTCAGCAACTTTCCGTCTGACGAAACCGATATCATCTCAACTTCTCAGAAAGACTGTGCTGTTGATATTTTGACATCTCTGCAAACTAAACGTGATTCCGAACTATCCTCAGTTTTTGACGATGTTGATGTAATGACGCAACAAGAttccacttgtcaagcgattgaGAATGACGTCAGCTTACTAGCAGTAAGGGTTAGCTCTTCGACGCCGTGTTTTTCGCCAAACAGGGATGGACAGTCATCTGTTCGTGGTGTTTTATGTACTGTAAGCGAAGAAGAACTTGACGACAGTCACACCTCAGCCACAGTTCCTGCGTCAAAACTTACCAGCAACGACGAAAAACATCCATCTTCTTTCAGTTCATACTGTTCGCTGAGTGTCAGTCAATCAAACGATTCTGTTTGTGATTCTGCCCCCGCGCTCACTGTTAGCCAATCAAAAGAAGTCAAACGCAAATCCCCTGCCTGTAGCTCCGCCTCCTCGGTCTGCGTCAGCGAATCAGAGTCGGAGAGCTCGCACGCATCCACTGTCAGGAACGGCCCCTTCTCCAGTGGAAGTTCTCTGAGCACAGTCCCGGATGAAGTCTGGTCCAGTACTGACGTTGCACAGACGTCACATGACGCTGACAAAGTAAATACGTCAGAAATCGCCAGCAAAACACCATTAGATGCCAGCCAAGACTCGGAAGGTTCGTCGCTTTGCAGTTTTGGGGAAGACTCTATTTGCAGCTCCTCTGCGAACGATCTCTACGCAGAAGATGACGCTAAGAAGGGGAAAAGGAGAGATCGTCGATACAGTGCTGATATGTCGTCAGCAGACAGCGACGATCATTTATCGGCCTCGCAGAACAGACTTCCGATATCTCGCAGCAGAACAGGTACACCGGAACACCTGCGACCCGAGGCGTTCTTCCTGCCCAAGGAAATGTTAAAAGCCAGCGAGAACAGACCGGCTCTACCCGAGCGTTACCGCCATGTGCTGAGGAAGAGCGGGTCCTATGGAAGCCTGCGTAGCTATGGCAACAGCAACGGTTGTCAAAGCGACGACCAGGATTTGAACTCCAGGGAGAAGGACCTCGGATCTGCTCTGGCCTGGATTCGTCACGAGATG GTGCAGATGAAGGAGCAGGACAAGGTGTTGCTGAAGCGTTTCATCGAGCTGAGGGCCAGCATTCTGCAGCTCCGTTGTATGTACGACGTTATGGGCTCCACCTCCGACCTCAGCAGTATGGACGGAAGTAGCCTGTCGCTCAACGAAGTGCGCAAGACAACACGCATGCGCAACTTGGTGCGAACGGAAAGCGACGCCATGATGTCTGGGGGAATGTTCAAAGCCACGTCGTCTCTGTCGCTGCCTTGCTCTCCGCAGCTGTCTCGGTTGAGGTGGAAAAGCGATGACCTCATCTGA